In the Neodiprion virginianus isolate iyNeoVirg1 chromosome 2, iyNeoVirg1.1, whole genome shotgun sequence genome, AATAATGACGTTTTTTTCCTGATGTATCGATTCGTTGACGCTACTTGCTTCAGCCTCGTGACGGTTTGCTAACCGATGACGACGATGCGTTTCTCAtccatttattcatttcttctGCTTCGTTGTCTGGAAAAATGCTGGCGTTGGAATTTTTACCCATTATTTAACTACGGTCttgtttatatttatctttgatttttcttattcGACCGAAAGTGTGATCGTTATTTCTCAACATGGGGAGGTTTTTTTCTGCGTTTTCGAATAGACACAAATTTATCGctgaatttcaatcaatcgaaGGATACATTTCTGTAATATTGAGCTGTGGTTTTGTGCTTTTTCTTGTTCtctggtttgaaaaaaaaaaaaaaaacatgtacaAATGGTCATCGTTCTTGAAAGgaatgatttttattcttcaataaAGATGCATATTCAGAATCACCTGAgttttataacaatttgaaaagaaacatGTAAagcataattatttttcatcgaatttcaacaaattagagggaattttttttactaaaattgacctgctattaaaaaaaaaagtacaatcaTCATTCCTGTAATGGAAAGGATTTTTTGATGCGCGAACAACTCGTTAAGATTTCgtcaattttgtaaaaaattaatgtttacGTTTCGGActctatttttctttgaacttGTTTTACCAGTAATTAATCTGTCGATTTTATTATAACTTATTGATTCGTAAGTTTAGAAACTGAACAAACTCCTCTCTATAGTTATCGaaaatcattataaaattatcTTGTCGTTGATTTTATatcagaataataataaagaaagtTTTTTCGTAACAAGGTGAGGAGGTTGCTTGAACTCGTATAATAAATGCGCTTACATACAGGTGATTCGTTAAAAAGTGGgtcaaattgtttataattagTTAATCATTGCTGGAAatatacttgaatttcaaattattctcgTTATGTTTTCatacctgaaatttttttatccgacGATGCAACAAGTTAcacaatttcaaatgaatcatTTACAATTCTTCGCTCGGCTTGTCGCAACAGTGACTAAACACCCGTTTCCAGGAAAGATATTCTCTGCTAAATTAACtcatttaaataattgtattaaaaatttgaacgtAGAACTTTGCAAACTTTTAGTCTGCCCAGTATGAAATACAGgttttccatttattttcCTCCTTTCTGTTGTAATGCACTTTCAACCAGTCACTTGGCTGATCTTTGCGACAGTAATAATTACAAACCCgctaaatgtataatatttcagTTTATTTATAATGTGACGATTATTTCGAATGtgtaatttaataataatatcctgaTCAGGTCAACAATTAATCAACAACCCATTTACTTCGACGcagtatttaaaaaagaagagaaaacggaaaatcattttaaacTGTCTAAACAGCACGTAATTAACATTAATTATCTATCTCCCTTCATTACACGACGTCATTTAAACGTTCTGCTctctaatatatattttaattgtcATTTTGTTAATTCTTGTATCTTTCTCTATTTAcaatgtttttcgatttttaaaattcaactatacttttttatatttgagTAGGAAGGATTCATTTTATGTTATACGATAAACTTGTTGGTACGATTCGTTAATAACCAgctaaataaatgaataatctGTTTTTATCGACACCTTCTTAAACCAACTTGtgcatttttcttatttgtcTCTTTTACTTCGCGTCATTAAAACGTTTACAATAAGATGCGAAATATCTGCGAAGTTGTTCCTGTAATATTCCgtcgaagaaaataaaggTTTCATATTGTTCACTACACCGAGTTAAAGGATTTCGAGTctgtttattttgtttctttcataCTGCAcccaaaaataatattcaggTTTATAATTCGCGTGTTGATTCACtttctttgaaataattctggctgagataaatttttgcaattataaCAGGTCGAAACGTTATCTGAGgctattcaaaaaaaaaaaaaaatatcaaaaaacacgataaaaataataataataacgaaatgaGGGTTATAAAGTGAAACTCGATTCACTCGAGTGCTGAATGTTATTCATAAAATCTTTCCTTGACATAGAAAACATTGTCGACCGCAGGTTCAAGCagagaaagtttttttcagTCATAGCAACAATTTTGAACGGTTTTACGCATAATtgttccgtttttttttttttttttcttatcaattttcttcataTAATTATCTATGGTTAAAGTCAATCGTTCGTCTCATTTCGATGTTCGACCTCGGATTTTTCCATAGGTATTATTTATAACCGACCTTACACAATAATGACGTGAAAAATTGGCTGTTCAAATTACGCGCAGAAAATGCTTCATAACACAAAACATGTTGTGGTTTTTAAGCgacatgaaggaattcgctGATCGagaacagaaaaaacaaaaaaaaaataataataataaatcaaagCACGATCATAACGCGCAAGGACGACCAGAATTTACTGTCcagcaattaatttttacactttcgtgcaaattatgaaagaaaatatcattagAGGAACAGGTGTTTGGTAATCTGGTTTCCAAAAAATAGACTAATCTGTACTAATTCATAGAAAGCTAAGTTTGTTTGTATGCTTCTGAACGCGAAACTCGGCAAGTCGGTGACCAATTTACAATAAATCTGCACAACAATGTTTTCCACACATCTGTAAACGTGAAATGGGGTAAATAATAGGATGGTTTATCAGAAAAAATGATCGGATAAGATTTTTCGAGGCCCAACTTTcgagttttcgtttttacattgaaattcaatagaaattacaatgaaaaatattaagatATCTTTTTCGTAAGCAACGATATTTAGTACAATTAAGGCAACCACTTTTTTTCTCGTGTTATTTCCAAGTGAAAACGAAAACTCGAAAGCGGGACCTCTAAGTCTTTTTCGATCGAGCTCAaatttgcagatttttttttttttttttttttgtgaaactcTCTAGTACACAAGTTAGACAATATTAGTTGATTTGCatggaaaaattgtgaaaacatTATAAATACGTAGACTTTggatttataaataaattgctAACAACaacgttttctgtttttctttatttaaaaaatgaataaactaCGTATTATTTTGTGCGTTTTAATATCTATACCTGTTCGTTTGTTTCCTAGGTTTGTAAGAAATCTAGCTGCTTGCTGAATTCATAAATAGAGTCCAATGTACGATGAAGGTTTTCGGATACAAAAAGAGGACAATGAACAAACCCGAAACTAAAGTATCCGTGCAGAAAGGAATTTTAAACattaaaatggaaaattttcagtagAAAATTTGTGTCTGTTCACTTATTCgttgtatatttatttcctCATTTTGTCCGAGTATTATCACGATCAGATTACGGGCGTAAACCAAATGGAAGTGAATCGATTCCACAGAACAAGTACAGGAAAATTGTTCCAATCAACATTTTTCCACACCAGTTCTGTAGAATCAAACCGCGTTCAACtgtataaacaaaaatatgttAACGATCTGTTTACGTATGTCTATCCgcgtaatgataataatggtCATAATACTACATTACTATAACAGCATGTGAGGAAATGTAGGCTAGCAACTATCGTGGTTATGTAAGAAATACTGACCGTCTGGTCCCTGCTACTTTACTCGCTGAGAGAACTTTCTCTAAAAAATTTCCCCTCTCGAATGCACGGAGTCCTTCCCTCCGACAAGTGATTGCCAAGTTGTTACGCTTAAgctgtaaaataataattttccttCGATTTCAAGGATTTTTACCAACCTtgagcagttttttttttttttgcatcgcCAAAACCTTCCGGGCACGACTAGTATTGTTCTAAATTCTCACCTCTGGATTATTCAGAGCTTAGAAGCTCTGAGATGGTCTGCGAATGTTCTAATGCAACTGGTTCCTAAACTAGAATTCGAATATGTATCGTTTTCattaaggggttaggtgggtttcaaaagctcaaaataggtacatttttatgaattttttttttatttaatcaacagaatatttcattccatcaatttaacacataaaagatacatattttataagtagtttgataaaaatttttcattgaaaaatattgaaaattaaggcGTGGACACGTCGTCTGCTATGACCcctcaaaaaaaagttctctcgGCGTAGTCAGGATAACTCATGACAGATTCatctgaaatgcaaaaaccaaaaattttctgttagtagatgtttaaaactcgtacttggacgaaggaaaaaaaaaaataaaaaaaaattacatttttggcggcattgaaaacaaaaaacccttattttgattaaaatttgcacccttcatggccttgaaaaattacttggaatagaaaaaaaaaaaattccttcgttcaagcacgagataatgttattttgaagaagtgtgcaaaatttgaaagagatcggttcataagttttcgagaaatcgtgactaccgatttcaaaaatgtagtttcgagaaaaacgcgattgaagatttacattcaaataacatgtaaataaTCGTACTTACACCGTATAATGATGCAAACCCATGTTTTTTCCACGTGCCATCACCTGACACGGTAACATCTGTCGTatcttcaacattattttcatcacacgttaattttttttcttgatttgcagCAGACAACCTCCATATACCTGCGTCACGCTTGGTTATAGCCTGATGGGTGAAAGATCCAAAGGTTATATCTCTTAGAATATGACTcggatcgttttaaaattttaaaggaatattctcaacatattcaattataagataagcaaaaaaaaaaattcgattttttgaaattttgaaacccaccCAACTCCTTAAGGCTTACATTGAAATTGTAGGGTCTCGATTGGAACATACCGACGCCGATGAAACAACTTGACTTatcgaataatgaaaatgcCACTTGCCGAGATTTTCTATCACGTTATTCCTATCCAAATATActatgtaaaataaaagaatctCAATTACAATCATGGTCACTTTCAATCGCACTTGAACAGCTTGTAACGTTGTTATTTCAAAAGAGCTTGGAAAGCAAATGATTggaaaacgaacaaaaaatggTTTACTTGATAGTTACCCATGAATCCAGTTATCAAAAGCATCGAACAGAGGAAAGGTTTATTTTATCGTTTCACGTTTTGAACCAAGCGTGAAATTTCTGATTCGAATTCATTGGCCTTGGAATATGATTGTTATAACTATAAAAACAAATCGCACCAATCCGAATGATCGCCAAGCTACAACGCGTCTCTTTACCGAGCAACTATAAATATCGATACATCGTTTAACCCTTTCGCAGGATTTCAAGTTCGAGGTGAACACACAAACCACTTGTTAAATCAATCCATACAATCTATGCAAAGCTTTTATCGCGGAATTGCAATTACGCACTGAAAGGTTTCAAGTTACGCGTTTTCCGTCTCGATTACACCAGATAGCGTTTTCCGTTGGAGCGAAATTGATAGGAGGAGATTGTTTTTCAAGCTAAAATCCATTTCCTAACAACGCTCAGGATAAGACATTCCTTTTTCATTTGTGCCCCTTACACCCCTCACATAATTCTTGGATAGCCTCTGAAAAGTCTCGGCTTTTTCACTCTACACGGTACCCGATTATAAGTATAATACCCTGGTGGCCTGGTCAATTTAAGACCTTCGCCCATGGAAGCCAAATTTTATTGACAGCACAATTTTGTGCTTTTTTTGTACCCAACATAGAATTTTTTGTGCTTCAACTGTACAGCTGGAATCATCAACCCGTGGTAAGGGTGCTTAGTTGTTTCGATCCCAGCATATCTATGACGAAACACGTTACATGATCAAAGTGGAGTACGCACCGTTATTATGTACTTTTTGTGTGCTTTCCAAAAACCCTagaatcaattttaaaaaatcagtgATTGTGGCGCAACCCAATCGTGACCTCACGGTGATCTCACCGAAAATCCCTGGAACGTAAACGTCACGGGATCGAAGTGGAATGCGTACCAGAATTACGTGCTTTCCAAAGTCCACAGCCGTAAACTGTTTGGCcataattttcagttttaattCGATGTCTGCACCAATTTCACTCCGAAATCTTTCCCAAAAATTAGATGTCCTACAAATATGTTACATTTCGTTCATATACGTTACCGACGTcgaattgttcgaaattttcaagtaaacGACTTTCGACGAAACGTACCGTAGTTTACTTGACTTCTTATCTATTACGGTATGTGAACATCTGACCATTCTTGATTTCTCGttaatttctcaatttttttggcagGGCCACCATTCGTTGGAAAAGAAACATATATACTGATATCCCAACAAGAGTGTACGCACTTTGTGATGGTATGAtgtattctttttcaaaagaaaaaaaaaacaaaaacgagaaaagaGACGTCACCATTGGAAGGAATCCGTTGATCCCCTGTgacagaaaaaattgtgctaaacGCTGCTTAACGGATTCTTAAATGAATATCGTCATGAAGAATTAGATCCACGATGCGTTagtaaacaataaataattttattttaatcaatttgtGTCAACGACATTTCGTTCTACAGTTTTACGAGAACACCGATTGATCATCATCGGGTCTTCTCATCAACAGACATTTGTTTCTTTGTAGCTACTGATTGTGAGCTAAGACTCGATCGTTTCGTCATTGGAATGGTTGTGTGTAACAGAGGCCTAAAAACGGCTCCAAGTCCTCTTGATCATGTCAGCCGCCTTTTCGCCGATCATGAAGCTCGGCGCGTTTGTGTGAGCGCTCCATGATTTCGGTATGATCGACGTGTCCGCGACCCTGAGGAAGTCGATACCGTGGACTCTGAGTTCTGGGTCGACGACTGCTTCTGGGTCAGTCTTCGGTCCCATTTTGCAGGTTCCgaccttgaaaaaaaaaggtcagTTCAAGTTGGTACCGTGACTGTGAATTCGCGAGGatacgctgagaaaaatttcatttgttacagtaactagaaaaattcagtaaaacgtGTATCGCTAAAAaagactttctggtaacaggtacgaaactaattttcatttcgtacctgtaaccatatttttcgattgtggtaaaaaatgaaactagtcaaggactgagcggtaacgggaactaaaaatttccctcAGTGTAACAACTAGTACCGACCTGATGATGAAGAGTGGCGGTGATCATGCGCACGGCGCATTCCCAGTATTCGTCGCTGTTGAACTTGAGGTGAGCGCATTTCGGGAATGGTTTGTCGTGAATACGAGGCTGGTGGATCTTGAAGGCCTTTGTCTCGGCGATACGGATTCCCTCCCTGATCCCAGCGACCATTCTCTTGACGTCGATATCCTTGGTAAGGTAGTTCCCGTAGAATTTCGGCCAGGCAAATGGATCCCGACTCTTCAGCCGCAGCTCGCCTTTACTTTCTGGGTGCAGAAGCATCGGGATTATCGTGAAGCAGTCCGCGTAGTCGATTTCTCGGTAAACTGCTTCGTACGTCTCTTCGTTTATGTGGAAACTCTTTCGGTAGGTCGATCCTCCGTCAGCGCTTAGCGATCCGATCAGGAAGAAAAGCTCGATGTCTGGCTGGTTAGCCGGGAAATTGTTGTACTTTGTTTTTACGTACCCGATCGCTTCTACCCCTCCAGTTATCGTCAGAGGACCTCTACctgttttgaaaatactttactaagttcattttcgttttcccTTCATTTGTAATGCATGCCAAGTTTCAATTGATCAACTTTGATCGAAAGCTCAAGTCTCTGTTTATTCTGAGTTCCGACGATGAACGAATGTACATCTGTTGAATACGTAGCCTCAAGTTCGCTATCTAACTTCATTTACTACTCGAGATCTTTATTATTAGAATTGTCGTTCGAGCTTGATCGACCAAAATTTCACGCGTATATCATGAGACTGAATAGTTGCATTAAATCGTTTCTTTCCTCACTCTTTCACACTCGCAATGAGTCGTgcattattttcaatgaaaccaAATTTGCCATGAATGTCACAACTAAACTGTTGAAACTTGTTTTGCCATCGGAAAATGTTTCTGTCATTATTGTCTAGTGTTTAGAAAATAGATATTTCAAACCTCGTCTTCAACTATGGCTGTATAACTTGAATTGAATACGTTCATAATCCTGACTAATGACTTTTTCACCAGAATCAATCTGCCTGCACACAACCAGGATTTATAGCTCAGATATgcttgaaactttttttgaaatcgTATTATATCATGTTGCATGAAATTCTAAGTTCGATTCGTAATATTCAAATCGGACTGAATCGTTCCGCTTGAAGGTATTTCGCGAATGAATTAGATTTAAAATTCAGGAAAGCGGCAATGAATTCATCAGAAAATTTACGCCCGAATCGAGCAACCTGCTTTACGCCGGTGATTTCGGTTTGCCTAATCACCAGGAGTAAACGTTATTCACGATCGCTTGCCAAACCGGTTTCACGACTTCTGATCGTCGACAGCTAATTCTACTAGATTGTAACCTATCCTTACTCTCAATGACAGAAGACATGGAATATGTGACTGCAACACTCGACAAACAGCGGTtcgattaaatattttaacgaAAGATTGAAGttgcgttaaaattttttgtggaAAAGAAACGTAACGTGTCGGGAATAAGCTTTTTTCGATTGCTTCTTATTTGACTTTCTACTTGACTTGAACAACTTTTGCTACATAAGAATTCTTCTATTTTAATAATGACCCGAATCACGTGCAATGGTTTTTGTGGAAAAAGTTACATGCACATTCTGCTTACCATACCGAAGCCACTCAATCAAGTATTTTGGATCGTTGAGGAGTATCTTTTCACTCAAGCTCTCACCAACATTCGAAGCGAGGAATGTTAGGCCCAGAAATGAAATGTGATCctgcaaattttttcctacTCTAAGGTCCTGGACAACAGGGATTCCCAGTTCCTCCAGGTGTTCTTTTGGCCCGATACCAGAAAGCATCAAGAGCTGAGGAGAATTAAATGCACCGCTCGACAGGATCACTTCTTTACGCGTGAATACTTGTGTCAGCTGCCGTTTCCTTATGAATTCAACTCCGTAGACGGCCTTCGATCTCGGATTTATCAGGATTTTCGTCACTCTTGTATTGGCCAAAACGTGCAAATTCTTCCTGCCAAGAACCGGCCTCAGAAATGCTTTTGCTGCGCTACATCTGCAAAGTTGATTGATTTATTACTTCAACAATTCAACTGAGTCTATATCTCACAAGTTTCAAGTTAGTATTGTCGTGTTGGTACAATAAATTCTACCGAAAGAATACTGTTTTCAAGTCTTTGAATGATTTCAAAGAATACAAGTCGCTAAAATCTGAGTCTTTTGTGGTTTATTATCAGGGTTCAATGAATTTCAGACAGCCCTGAAGTTGCAAAATAATgttatgtttttctttttttgtgaATCTAACGTTGTTATACATTGACGTTAGAAACCTCAATCTCATGTTATTCCGCAAAGATCTAACACAGCTTAAATCTTCCTGTATTTATGCTATTCAGTGTACGTTTTATCGAAATGCGTCTGCATTTTGATGGCTCAGAGTATTTTCTACCGATCAATTTTGTCCCATTTTTTGAGATTGGCCGATGTATTGGCACGCACCTTTTCAAGAGAATTATTACTAGTCCAAGAACCGGGtactttttttctgcaattttctACAGAATTGATTTTCTTGTTGGAAAATATTCGGGGGTATTCCCTGAATGTAAATTCAAGTTGGCGGGACGCGGGGGTTTCAGCTTCAGTCGCCATCTTGGAAAACACGTTTTATCAAACATCTCGCGAACTGTGCATCGTACGACAAAAACAGCAGGGATTGTTTTTGGtagataataaaattttctacaacttttattctaaacattttttctgcATAACGCATTGGTTTTTATATACAGCGTGGCAAACTTTTCTCAAAATGGTTGAACGAAATTTGTAGAatataaaacttgaaataaatcgacaaaaaaaaaaaaaaatttccacgaattttttcataaaattgaaaaattttggcgcgttataaataaaaatctatggactgtacagaaaaaagttttcaataaaagttgtataacattttttaacactCAAGTGCGCGTGCGCCAAAGTTGTCATCCGCTTAGACAGCAGGCTGGCCAACTCTATCTGGTTACACCCTGCGACGATCTATCAATAAGTGCAAGcgttttgaggttatgttgaaTCGAATGCAGAAATTGGGACAGGGTCCGTCACACGACGGGTACCTCAAATTTGTAATTCAACACAGTTTCGAGATAACTACAAATTTTGATAGCTACCACCTGATCTAAGTGAATTGGCCAATTTAAAAAGTAAATGACAAAACTCTGCGCAAACTACTGAATCTATTAATGGAATCACATGGTTTGACGCAGGCGCAATTGGTCGTTTTGTTTCACGAGAGTGTTGGTACAGAAGACTGTACTTTCGACTACCTCTAactaggaaaaaaaaactgacctTTTGCCATTCTCAATCGTCGACTGAACGAACGAGAAACCGAGTTGGTCCTCGCCGTTGTAGTCGAGGATTTTATTCCCCAGTTCTGCGGTGGCATCGAGGAAGGTAGTTGCCATCTTGGATCTGTAGGGTACATCCCCAACACTGAGATAACCGTCGCGTCCGTGATACCGAGAGTACGGATGGGCTGCCAATTTTGACCTTTCACTTTTCATGTAGTAATAAAGCGTCTCGTTTGGTCCCCAGCCGTAGTTTCCAGCGGCTTCGAGATCCAGAAAGTCCTGTCGATTGCCTCGCGTATAGATCATGTAGTTTATTATGCTCGAACCTCCAACGCCTCTGCCACGTGGCCAGTGGCATCTACCTGGTGGTTTTTAATCACGGTTCAGAGTTCAAATCACATTAATTTCACTTGGGAAGTTTACTCAACTCAAGGCTTCAAGTGACGTTAAGCGACTTCGCGAAGTAGAAGGACTTTAAGTGATAACAAATAACTCGGAACGAGTTCAGGGgacttttcaactttccacTGCCAATTTCTTATAACCGACCCAAAAACGGAATTTTGAGTTTTCAGCACATGTCCACGTCTCAAGGGCGAGAAGAGTACCTACCCCcgtcatttttaattttatcgatcCAGCAGTGCCCGAGTCATTTGAAAAACGAGGTCAAGAGAAAACATTTTAATACCATTTTCCCAGTTCGACTGATCAAAGTTAATCGAAACCACTTGTGCCTCGGATGTACTCTGATT is a window encoding:
- the LOC124299269 gene encoding glucose dehydrogenase [FAD, quinone]-like — protein: MKFILILVLIFVAGSFAVPFTYLESVLRHVRGPKQYAISREPEVVFSEYDFVIVGAGPAGCVLANRLSEIPEWKILLLEAGRWETLLSDIPMMVSYFQFTDFNWHYLMERQEGVCEAMTDGRCHWPRGRGVGGSSIINYMIYTRGNRQDFLDLEAAGNYGWGPNETLYYYMKSERSKLAAHPYSRYHGRDGYLSVGDVPYRSKMATTFLDATAELGNKILDYNGEDQLGFSFVQSTIENGKRCSAAKAFLRPVLGRKNLHVLANTRVTKILINPRSKAVYGVEFIRKRQLTQVFTRKEVILSSGAFNSPQLLMLSGIGPKEHLEELGIPVVQDLRVGKNLQDHISFLGLTFLASNVGESLSEKILLNDPKYLIEWLRYGRGPLTITGGVEAIGYVKTKYNNFPANQPDIELFFLIGSLSADGGSTYRKSFHINEETYEAVYREIDYADCFTIIPMLLHPESKGELRLKSRDPFAWPKFYGNYLTKDIDVKRMVAGIREGIRIAETKAFKIHQPRIHDKPFPKCAHLKFNSDEYWECAVRMITATLHHQVGTCKMGPKTDPEAVVDPELRVHGIDFLRVADTSIIPKSWSAHTNAPSFMIGEKAADMIKRTWSRF